The proteins below come from a single Campylobacter sp. MG1 genomic window:
- a CDS encoding hemolysin family protein: MLFLALFCVFLNGFFVLSEFSIVKIRKSKLEEFVSQNKTNAKLALHMYNNLDTYLSATQLGITLSSLALGWLGESSVAVLLDKLLINFNLNQVAIHSMSVVISFIFITLLHVVLGEIVPKSIAIAKTESVVLWIAKPLYLFRIIFAPFILTFDFLSLSILKLIKIKTNENLAHSEEEIKFIASESQKSGVLDEFETEIIQNAVDFSDIVAKEIMTPRKDMICLNKGLTYEDNLKIVHEFKHTRFPFIDSSKDNILGMIHIRDLLDDDGRNLNNCVRKVLFVPENISISKVLLQMNKEQIHTAIVIDEYGGTAGLLTMEDIIEELVGEINDEHDKKELEVKQINDNVFIVNGRLDIESVEDLLGIKYDDELEELTIGGYVFNRLGHVPSEKERCEDEFCFYEVKQMQSNSIKSLKIIKKK; encoded by the coding sequence ATGCTATTTTTAGCGTTATTTTGTGTATTTTTAAATGGTTTTTTCGTACTCTCTGAGTTTAGTATTGTTAAAATTAGAAAAAGTAAATTAGAAGAATTTGTAAGTCAAAATAAAACGAACGCAAAATTAGCACTTCATATGTATAATAATTTAGATACTTATCTATCAGCTACTCAGTTAGGAATTACATTAAGTTCTTTAGCGCTTGGATGGTTAGGTGAGAGTTCTGTAGCTGTATTGCTTGATAAATTATTAATAAATTTTAATTTAAATCAGGTAGCAATTCATAGCATGTCAGTTGTTATATCTTTTATTTTTATTACACTTTTACATGTAGTTTTAGGTGAAATTGTTCCAAAAAGTATAGCTATAGCAAAAACTGAAAGCGTTGTATTATGGATAGCTAAACCTCTATATTTATTTAGAATAATTTTCGCACCTTTTATTTTAACATTTGATTTTTTATCACTTTCAATTTTAAAGCTTATAAAAATAAAGACTAACGAAAATTTAGCACATTCAGAAGAAGAAATAAAATTTATAGCTAGTGAAAGTCAAAAAAGTGGTGTATTAGATGAATTTGAAACTGAAATTATACAAAATGCTGTAGATTTTAGTGATATAGTTGCAAAAGAAATAATGACGCCTAGAAAAGATATGATTTGTCTTAATAAAGGCTTGACATATGAGGATAATTTAAAAATAGTTCATGAATTTAAACATACTAGATTTCCTTTTATAGATTCTAGTAAAGATAATATATTAGGAATGATACATATCCGTGATTTATTAGATGATGATGGAAGAAATTTAAATAATTGTGTTAGAAAAGTATTATTTGTACCTGAGAATATAAGCATATCTAAAGTTTTATTACAAATGAATAAAGAACAAATTCATACAGCAATAGTTATAGATGAATACGGTGGAACTGCTGGTTTATTGACAATGGAAGACATTATAGAAGAGCTTGTTGGAGAAATTAATGACGAACACGACAAAAAAGAACTAGAAGTAAAACAAATCAACGACAACGTATTCATAGTAAATGGTAGATTAGACATTGAAAGTGTTGAGGATTTACTCGGTATAAAATATGATGATGAATTAGAAGAACTTACAATAGGTGGATATGTTTTTAATAGATTAGGACATGTTCCTAGTGAAAAAGAACGTTGCGAAGATGAATTTTGTTTTTATGAAGTAAAACAAATGCAATCTAATAGCATAAAATCATTAAAAATTATCAAAAAGAAATAA